The Candidatus Eisenbacteria bacterium nucleotide sequence CGCGGGCCCCGATTCGCGGCCGCAGCGGGAAACGCGTGCATGATCCAGGCGAGAAGGGAGGATCCATGAACGCCGATCGTAGACCCGTCATCGTGAGCGCGGCGCGCACCGCCATCGGTGAGTACATGAAAGGGCTTGCGCCGATGGGAGCGCCCGCGCTCGGGGCGCTCGCCGTCCGCGAGGTCGTGCGAAGGGCCGGCATCGAACCGGATGTCGTGGACGAGGTGATCCTCGGAAACGTGGTCTCGAGCGGGCTCGGGCAAGCCCCCGCCCGGCAGGCGGCGATTCACGGCGGGATCCCGGCCTCGAAGGCCGCGATCACCATCAACAAGGTCTGCGGCTCCGGGTTGAAAGCGGTCGTTCTCGCCTCGCAGGCGATCCGCCTCGGAGACGCGGACGCGGTGATCGCGGGCGGCATGGAGAGCATGTCGAACGTTCCCTACTACCTCATGAAGGCGCGCGCCGGCTACCGAATGGGGAACGACTATCTCGTCGACGGGATGATCTTCGACGGCCTCTGGGACTCGTTTCACAACTTCCACATGGGGATGGCGGCGGAGAAGACCGCGGAGCTATCGATCATTTCGCGCGAGGAGCAGGACCGCTACGCGGCCGAAAGCCACCGGAAGGCTATCGCCGCCGCCGAGGCTGGAAAGTTCAAAGACGAAATCTTCCCTGTTGAAATCCCTAGCAAAAAAGGAAACCCGACGGTCTTCGACAAGGACGAGCGCCCGCGCGCCGACGCTTCCCTCGAGTCGCTCGCGAAGCTCCGCCCCGCTTTCAAGAAGGACGGAACGGTAACCGCGGGGAACGCGCCGGGACTGAACGACGGCGCCTCGGCGGTTCTTGTGATGGCGGAAGCCAGAGCGCGCGAGCTCGGGGTGAAGCCGATGGCGCGCATCGAGGCGTACGCGGTCGGCGGGGCCGAGCCGGAGATGGTCTTCTACGCCCCGATCGACGCCGTGCGGAAGCTCCTCGCGAAGACCGGCCGGTCGATCGCCGACTACGACCTCATCGAGATCAACGAGGCGTTCGCCGTGCAGGCCCTCGCCGACGGGAAGGAGCTCGGTTGGGATTGGAATCGAGTCAACGTGAACGGAGGCGCGATCGCCCTCGGCCATCCGATCGGCGCGAGCGGCGCCCGCGTCCTGACGACGCTTCTCTACGCGATGAAGGACCGCGGGAAGTCGCTCGGGCTCGCCGCGATCTGTCTCGGGGGGGGAAACGCCGTGGCGCTCAGCGTCGAGGCGGTCTGAGCGAAGGAGGAAAACGTGGACCAGAAGCAACTCGCCGTCGTCGGCGGCGGAACGATGGGCGCGGGGATCGCCCAGGTGTTCGCCCAGTCCGGATATCGCGTCGATCTC carries:
- a CDS encoding acetyl-CoA C-acetyltransferase, producing MNADRRPVIVSAARTAIGEYMKGLAPMGAPALGALAVREVVRRAGIEPDVVDEVILGNVVSSGLGQAPARQAAIHGGIPASKAAITINKVCGSGLKAVVLASQAIRLGDADAVIAGGMESMSNVPYYLMKARAGYRMGNDYLVDGMIFDGLWDSFHNFHMGMAAEKTAELSIISREEQDRYAAESHRKAIAAAEAGKFKDEIFPVEIPSKKGNPTVFDKDERPRADASLESLAKLRPAFKKDGTVTAGNAPGLNDGASAVLVMAEARARELGVKPMARIEAYAVGGAEPEMVFYAPIDAVRKLLAKTGRSIADYDLIEINEAFAVQALADGKELGWDWNRVNVNGGAIALGHPIGASGARVLTTLLYAMKDRGKSLGLAAICLGGGNAVALSVEAV